A stretch of DNA from Oenanthe melanoleuca isolate GR-GAL-2019-014 unplaced genomic scaffold, OMel1.0 S001, whole genome shotgun sequence:
gatgggatgggatgggaggggatggggccaagctggctgcaggcaccagctctgaggcccagctctgccactcacCCTCCTGCGCCGGCTGGAATGGCACCACCTCTTCAgtctcctgtgctggggcagctccagggctctcTTCCTCCTTCGTCACCCAGGCCAGCTTGGTCACTCTGGGTGGTCTCTGCTCCATGTCAGTGACTGGACTGATGGCTACTTGCAGCAGAGATACCTCAGAAAAGCTCCCAGACAGCAAGTTCTGGAGTGGTGCCTGGAAGGCACCTATAAGAGAGAAGCCTCAGGAAGGCTACAGGACAGCAGGTCTTTGTGAAAGGGTTAACGAGAGACTGCATGTGCCTAGAGGAGAAATGTGAAAAGGGCACCACGATGAAGACGTCCAACCTTCATCAGAAACTCAGAACACTGAGGAACTCAGACATGGAGCCTTCCTCAGTGCCACCACTCGAGCACTGCGCCTGTGCTTTGCAAATGCTAATGAAAATAGTGagttttaagaaatattttgcataacCACATCTTTTCTAAGGAAAGCTATGAATGTGCATTAAGTATAACCATGTACTGTAGTTTCTGTGTGCCTGGGTGTGCAATGTCAGGAGGAGTGATCCCTGTGCACCTGGAGCAGTGAATAAAGCAAACACCCACTTCTTGGACTTTTGTCTCGCAACTTTCTCTTGCCCCATTTTGGGGCAATTCTACAGGGAACACGTCCTGGCTGGTGGCCATCCTAAATCCAAGGGCACAGACAAGGAATGTGTGGGCAGGGCACAAATGCTGCTCTGACCCCTGGGGTCCGGCAAGCACTGAAATCAGAAGGAGTGGCAGAGTCTCAGCCCAAGCAGACCTGCCACCCCCTGAGCCCtggtgcccagctcctgccccagagaCCTGTGCCCCTGGGGCTTATGTACCAGAGGGAGCCAAAACCCACGTGCATTGAGGGCACCATCACAAGGCACCGGTCTCGCAGGGATCCCTGCAGCTCCGgcccctgcccaccctctcTGGCACCAGCACAAAGGCTTCAGCAGAATCACCAAAGGCCGACGGGCTTCTGGCCATCTTCCCTTCCCCACTGCATGCCTGGGCAGCTTGCTGAGCACCAGCacccttttccccctcttccctGATGCCCTGCAGACCCTGGGCACCAAAAGAAAGCACCTGGGAGTCAGTCTATTCTAACACATCCTATATTTCTACaccaaaggaaaacacaaagaagaaaagaacaatctggaaaaaaaaaaaaatccctgctgggCCAGGTGGCTACCCAGGAGACAGAGCCTCCCAGATCAGCTCTCCACAGAACTTCAGCAGTGCAGTCAGCCGAGGCCTGACAGATGAGGCCGTGTCTCCCATGCCCGGCAGAGCTGATCTCGCAGCCTCTGGAACATGGAGATGGGAGGCCGCTCTACTGCCCTGAGAACGTGCGAAGTTTGAATTGCCAGACTTCGGACAGCAAAGCTGGCATCATCTGCCATGTCTTCaagggctggaagagagaggTACAGAGCCATGGTCAGATCCCAGATCTGCAGGGACACAAGGAGATCCTGCGCCAGGGCCATCGCAGACTGCTCTAGCCATGGCCAGGAGGGATCAGGGACTACTGGGATCAGCCCGAAGCTGCTGGCCATGAATCCCCCACGTGCCCCTGAAATCTCTGCGTGCTCTGCTCACACCACCCCCCGTccgcacagggagcagagccctccgcagccggggcagggcctgcagctcctcctgccagccccgctGCCAGCCCGCTGCCCTCACTCACCCTCACAGATGATCTgaagctcttcctgctgcccccTCAGGCACTGCCCGGCCATTCCTGGGAACACAGACCTTGTCacggctctgcccagcagcacagctccctgccagcggcgctgccagccctgtggccactCGCCCTCGTGGCcggcagggctcagcccgggcCCTTGCCGCACGCTGCCGCCCAAGGGCTCGGCTGCGGGAGGGCGGCAGCAGCCCCGAGGGCAGCCGGGGCTCCGCGGCGCCGGGCCCGGACGGCAGAAGCTGCCGGGGCAgcaggcggggctggggccgagctgcggcggggcagggagggagcccGGGCTCACCCATGAACCTGACGGCCGCCACTCGCAGGGGCTCCTGTGGGCTCTGCAGGTACGGCAGGGCCTGGCGCAGGTGCTCGGCCGCTCggctcctgtcctctgccagctgcgGAGAGCGCCAGGGGGGCGCAGTTGGTGCAGGCTCAGCCCCTTGGCCGGGCGCTCCGTGCGGCCAGCACTGGCCTCCCCTGCCCGCACAGCTCTGAGGCGCGGCCAGCAGCCGCTGGGCCGGGCtcagcaggggcacagggccggctgtgcccggggagCCTCGGTGCAgccccgccccgcagccccgctgGGCCGGGGCTCCATCGGCACCCGGCTCGGGGCCGCAGGAGCCGGGAGCAGAGCCCGcgcagcccagggaagggagtAGCgtgtggctgcagcactgggcaaGGCCGCGGCTGCCAGCCGCACACACCGAGCAGCGCGCTCAGGCGGCTTCTCCAGCCCGAGGCCGGGGCTTCCGGCCTGTCCTTACCAGGTGCACACCAACACTCCAGGTCTGGTccacctgcagcatctcttGGAGGTCCCTCCTCTTCAGGAACCTGGCTGAAGAATGCAGCGTGGCCCGGGAgacctggagagcagcagaggcgTGGAGGtggccacagcccagggcaCGGGAGCCACGTCCCTGTAGCGCGgccaggaggaggctgcagcctgcGAGGCGCCAAAGCAGGAGGCAGCCGagtccctgccaggggctgctggcagccgCCGAGTCCTCACCTCAGCCACGCGCTGGTTCTCATCGTGGCAGTGGAAGGAGAGtgggagcaggctctgctgcacGTGTGACTTCAGGGCCATTTTTATCCTTTGCGATGAAAAGTCCATCATCTCTCGGAAGATGAACATGGAGCACAACTTCACCTGGCTATCATCCTGtatgaaaggaagagaaaaagaccTCAGCATGGGCTGCTTCAcacccacctgggcacaggccTGAAAATGCATAGGGCACAAAGTGGGCAGGAAGCACCcagtggctgtggctggaggcagcGAGCCTTACGTTGTCAAAGAGTGGCAGGAGCgcctcagccagctgcagggctAGGGGCGTTTCTATCATGGTGCCACTGTACGGGAACAGACAGCTGAGGAGAACGATGCTCATCCTAACCACGTCACTGTCATTTTCCCGCAGGAGCTCCACGAGCCTTGCGTGCAGGCTCCACATTCGTATGGCCTGTGTGAAACACAAGGGTGTGAAACACCACCCTGGTGCCGCAGGGCCCAGAGGCCAAAGGGCTGTGCCAAAGCACACAGGCAGCTGAagggggaggcaggagagctgggagcagctgcctcagctcccAAAGCCCAGCCAAACCCAAGCAATCACgttccccagccccacaccgGCAGCACGGCTTCAGCCCCTGCCCCCTTCTCACCATGGAGATGTTCTTGCCGAGCACCACGAGGCCTCTGAGTGCCAGGcgctgcctctccctgcactcGCTCTGCAGGTTCTTTGACATGGTGTCCAGGACGCGCTCGTGCCATTCACTCCAGTCCAGGCCCTGGAGGATCTgaaaggcacagggagctgccaggggagcCGGCCGGCAAGAGCTCAAAaactgcacagggctgggcccaggcagcagcacagggcgCAGGCACcgtcccaggcagctgcaggcacaagagtgcagagagctgggaggcagctcagccaggTAGCGCTGGCCTTCAGGCTCACCTCCACAAGGAACGCCGTGATGGCCAAATCCCAGAATGGCATGTCTTTGCCGAGCAGCCCGAGCAGGTAGAAGGCAATCTCGGAACACAAGGCTACGGATGCGTGGTGCATTTCTCTGTCAGGAGGAAACAGGAAGCAAAACGCTGAGCCAGCGAGGGCAAACCTCTCCCCGGACTGACTCACAGAGGTCTGCTCGTTCTCCAGCCACCATGCAAGGGGACCCGGGCCCTTTGGGAGGCGGCTGCTCTTGGGCACCCTCGTCTCCCAGCCTTTTGCAGC
This window harbors:
- the LOC130266022 gene encoding uncharacterized protein LOC130266022; translation: MNPGSDVEQKAPSMPKLVLGKQEKEAAGTTRAQQPEEVEQFQPAQEGAAMERTREQQRTHGLFRTTAQMVCKFMKRICEEETSVMGTVVRAYSPIFKTKTSAALLDMLVQEGPSNPKQVPAMVRYIHQWLTANERPEYNVYRPLLDLTEAQPTDVVMALLRVAPSCDRAAMAMWKSIMCSCRTAEPAMLTLLDVMGKWPEHRTSTSDGDCTAVLALAATLVMWKILQVPCIPHVVTLYFSRLFANLLFQVLSSTLDMPEPVDTFWKGCQQQHGLATNPNSFAEQTLKALLCRLHYRDVVVALEDKSAWDTLLCADTQHCAVGVLAREMHHASVALCSEIAFYLLGLLGKDMPFWDLAITAFLVEILQGLDWSEWHERVLDTMSKNLQSECRERQRLALRGLVVLGKNISMAIRMWSLHARLVELLRENDSDVVRMSIVLLSCLFPYSGTMIETPLALQLAEALLPLFDNDDSQVKLCSMFIFREMMDFSSQRIKMALKSHVQQSLLPLSFHCHDENQRVAEVSRATLHSSARFLKRRDLQEMLQVDQTWSVGVHLLAEDRSRAAEHLRQALPYLQSPQEPLRVAAVRFMGMAGQCLRGQQEELQIICEALEDMADDASFAVRSLAIQTSHVLRAVERPPISMFQRLRDQLCRAWETRPHLSGLG